ACCCTTCACATGGCTGTGCTCACTTTCTGTAAGCGACCTCTCAAAGGCCTTTGCGGTATGCTCTATGCGGTTGCAGTAGATGGTATCTTCTGTGTACAGGTGAAAATAGATGCCCTCTTCATGCATGATGCTGATGATCTCTTTGACAAGCTCATAGCTGAAGGTGTGGCTTTTGACCGGTCGGTTCTCCCTGTGGAAGACGACTGCTCCGTTGCAGGCCACCAAATGGCATGGAAAACCAAGCATTTGAGGTATCACAGTCGCTGACTGAAGAATTCTGCCTGTAGCGATAGTGATATGGTGTCCGTCGTTATATAGCTGATTCAGTATATGTTTTGTTTTTTCTCCGATGGTATGGTCACTTTTAAGCAGTGTGCCATCAAGATCAAGCGCGATTAGTTTTTTCATAGATTCTCCTTTTTTTAGGCTCTAGTGGTAGTGTACCTTAAAACTTTGATGTGGTAAATAGAGTATCTTATCTAAAAAAAGTAGTTGACCCCTAAAAAGGCCAACTACTCACGTTTTACTTAATACGTCACTAATTAATCAAGTTTTCGTAGTATATAGAAGTCGATTTCACGAAGTCCCACATCTACCTTGTCCACCCTTACTTCTACAGGATCGCCTATCGAGTACGTCTTTTTGGTACGTTCTCCTATCATGCGCATGTTTTCCTCATCGTATAGGTAGTAGTCGTCTTCGAGCATGCTGACTCTTGTGAGTCCTTCGATGGTGTTGTCTAGCTCTGTAAAGATACCGAAGCTTGTGACAGATGAAATGATTCCATTGAAGGTATGACCGATAAAGGGTAGCATGAACTCCGCTTTTTTCATGTCGTCTGTTTCACGCTCCGCCTGTTCCGCGACACGTTCCCGTTCTGAAGACTGTTTGGCCGCATAATCAACGATTGGGATCAACTGACTGATTCTTTGTGCTGTCAGTTTACC
The window above is part of the Fusibacter sp. A1 genome. Proteins encoded here:
- a CDS encoding HAD family hydrolase: MKKLIALDLDGTLLKSDHTIGEKTKHILNQLYNDGHHITIATGRILQSATVIPQMLGFPCHLVACNGAVVFHRENRPVKSHTFSYELVKEIISIMHEEGIYFHLYTEDTIYCNRIEHTAKAFERSLTESEHSHVKGVFVIDSAEELLAKRPNIFKFGIYQDGTYDFNKVRARFDALEGIETVFSNTNLLDLMIDGVSKWSGIDELAKSLGVENENVIVFGDNENDLQMIRGAGVGVVMGNAKESIKAHANHITTSNDEDGIYTFLTGYLQGE